In one window of Candidatus Binatia bacterium DNA:
- the feoB gene encoding ferrous iron transport protein B, whose translation MTATAPAAQPLRPVRVALVGSPNAGKTTLFNALTGSSARVGNYAGVTVERREGTLRGSNGQVIILDLPGTYALRGESPDERIVEKVLDGKLAGEPELDGVVAVADATTLRRGLGLVRQLLAHRRPMVLVLTMIDEVRARGGRLDIAGLSRQLGIPVVGVVGHRGVGIDQVIRLVREPWKWPRPKVRPPLDEDPVRRFAWVDAVCKAVGADRLAPDRRTDRIDRWLLHPVYGLLTLAVVLLIFFQSIFTWAAPAMDAIDALFTELAALCRDVLPPGWLTELWAGGVVTGVGSVLVFLPQIVILFTFIHLLNDLGYMARAAFVVDRVMGWVGLQGRSFVPLLSCFACAVPGIMATRTIASPRERLATILVAPFMTCSARLPVYTLLIAAFVPARAIWGPIGLQGLVMFGLYLLGACTALASAALLSSTLLRGTPSVFYMELPPYRWPTLRLLLRQVWGSTSAFLKRAGTIILAVSIVMWALLSFPRAQQIPGASTAEQARANLEESVAGRIGHAIEPMIQPLGFDWKIGVGLVASLAAREVIVSTLAQIHAVGNPDDYDGLREALRRDVDPVTGRRHFSLPTALSLMVFFVFALQCTSTMVVMARETGSWRWPAFAFSYMLALAWAASFLTYRAATALGLS comes from the coding sequence ATGACGGCCACAGCACCTGCTGCCCAACCCTTACGCCCGGTCCGAGTCGCGCTCGTGGGTTCTCCGAACGCGGGCAAAACCACGCTGTTCAATGCACTCACTGGCTCGAGTGCGCGGGTCGGCAACTACGCTGGAGTAACCGTGGAGCGTCGCGAGGGCACACTGCGCGGCAGCAATGGCCAGGTGATCATTTTGGATTTGCCGGGCACGTACGCCCTGCGCGGTGAGTCGCCAGACGAACGCATTGTGGAAAAGGTGCTCGACGGCAAGCTGGCAGGAGAGCCCGAGCTGGACGGCGTGGTTGCAGTGGCCGATGCGACCACACTGCGGCGCGGTTTGGGATTGGTGCGGCAGCTTCTTGCACATCGGCGTCCGATGGTCCTGGTGTTGACCATGATCGACGAGGTTCGCGCTCGCGGCGGCCGGCTCGACATCGCTGGCTTATCGCGTCAACTGGGCATCCCGGTTGTCGGCGTGGTCGGCCACCGAGGAGTGGGGATCGATCAAGTGATCCGGCTGGTGCGCGAGCCCTGGAAATGGCCACGGCCAAAAGTACGCCCTCCGCTCGACGAAGACCCAGTTCGCCGCTTCGCCTGGGTAGACGCGGTGTGCAAGGCTGTCGGCGCCGATCGCCTCGCACCGGACCGCCGCACGGACCGGATCGATCGTTGGTTGCTCCATCCGGTGTACGGGCTTCTTACGCTTGCCGTGGTGCTGCTGATTTTCTTCCAAAGCATCTTCACGTGGGCGGCACCGGCCATGGATGCCATCGACGCACTGTTTACGGAGCTCGCTGCACTGTGCCGTGATGTACTGCCACCGGGTTGGCTCACAGAGCTCTGGGCTGGCGGCGTAGTTACTGGCGTCGGGTCGGTGCTGGTCTTTCTCCCGCAAATCGTGATCCTGTTCACGTTTATCCATTTGCTCAATGACCTTGGTTACATGGCGCGCGCGGCCTTTGTCGTCGACCGGGTGATGGGTTGGGTCGGACTGCAAGGTCGGAGCTTCGTGCCCCTACTTTCATGTTTTGCTTGTGCGGTGCCCGGAATCATGGCTACCCGCACGATTGCATCCCCACGAGAGCGGCTGGCTACCATCTTGGTGGCTCCCTTCATGACCTGTTCCGCAAGGTTGCCAGTTTACACTTTGTTGATCGCAGCATTCGTGCCCGCGCGCGCGATCTGGGGTCCGATTGGGCTCCAGGGGCTGGTGATGTTCGGCCTCTATCTTTTAGGCGCGTGCACTGCGCTGGCGTCGGCAGCTCTGCTGAGTTCGACGCTCTTACGAGGCACGCCCTCGGTATTTTACATGGAATTGCCCCCCTACCGGTGGCCCACCCTTCGTTTATTGCTCCGGCAGGTTTGGGGCAGCACATCGGCATTTCTCAAGCGAGCAGGAACCATCATCTTGGCGGTCAGCATCGTGATGTGGGCACTGCTCTCCTTTCCGCGGGCGCAGCAAATCCCTGGCGCGTCTACCGCTGAGCAAGCGCGTGCGAATTTGGAAGAGAGCGTGGCAGGCCGTATCGGCCATGCCATTGAACCCATGATCCAGCCGCTTGGCTTCGACTGGAAAATCGGCGTGGGGCTCGTGGCGAGTTTAGCCGCGCGTGAGGTGATTGTGTCGACCTTGGCGCAGATCCACGCCGTCGGCAATCCTGATGACTATGACGGACTCCGCGAGGCACTGCGCCGCGATGTGGATCCAGTAACCGGGCGCCGACACTTTAGTTTACCTACGGCACTGAGCCTCATGGTGTTCTTTGTCTTCGCCCTGCAGTGTACCTCCACGATGGTCGTCATGGCTCGGGAAACAGGCAGTTGGCGCTGGCCGGCCTTTGCCTTCAGCTACATGCTCGCGCTGGCGTGGGCCGCCAGTTTCCTCACCTACCGCGCAGCCACCGCCCTCGGT
- a CDS encoding FeoA domain-containing protein — translation MSEKHCREEGSIPLDDLPVGRWARLSDNLARNVSHRLLDLGFVPGTRLKIVRRAPLGDPVEIEIRGTRLCFRRRQLWGFRVILEDDPPAP, via the coding sequence GTGTCCGAAAAGCATTGTCGCGAGGAAGGCAGCATCCCTCTGGACGACTTACCCGTCGGCCGTTGGGCTCGTTTGAGTGACAACTTGGCACGAAACGTTTCGCATCGTTTGCTCGACCTCGGCTTCGTGCCCGGCACACGGCTCAAAATCGTGCGCCGCGCACCGCTGGGCGACCCAGTGGAAATCGAAATCCGCGGAACCAGGCTCTGCTTCCGCCGCCGACAACTCTGGGGGTTCCGTGTGATTTTGGAGGACGATCCACCCGCACCATGA